The nucleotide sequence AGCCAGTGCAACAGCGATACTCACATCCATCGCGGGCAAGCACACCCTCAACGTCGCCCTGCAACGCGAGAAGAAAAGCTGGGATGACATGCCTCCTTCGATTAACCGTCCCTACGCTACAACCACCATGAGCAGCTTGATAGAAATGCTCGCTATGCTTGGTATATACTGGAAAGACTTCAACACCTTCCACAACATTTATCAAGCTGAAGGCAATGGGTTCCTTGTGAAAGGTCACAGGATTAGTGGTTTGGGGATCATGTTTCACTTTCAAGCGCTGGAGAAGGCTGTGTTTGAGGGGAATAGAACGATTCCGACGGAAGCGGTGAGGAGACTTGCTTTTGGACAGCTTCCCACGATATTTAATGAGGGACATCCTGAGTATAAGGGTAGTAATTCACTGTATGAGTGGCCATTTGTTGGGTTGGGGAGTCGGATGGAGATCGCGGAGACATTGTCTTCGTTTGGATGTGGACGCAAGGCGGTTAATTATTTCTTGAGGGATGGAGCTGTGACATCTCACATATTTCCAGGTAAGCACTCCTCTCACACATCAAGCTGGCAGAGCTAACATCTTTAGTCACTTTTGAACTGATAGGCATGATCGGACAAGTCTTTCACATCAAAGATCTCTGCTTCAGATATATCCCCAACCCATGCTACTGCGTCTGGAGCACGAGAGCTTTCTCACTCCCCAAGCTACTCGCTGCGTATCAACGATATCTTCACGACGACCCCGATATGGTGAACGGAGAACTATCACTTCATGTGAGCACCATTTTTGCGACGAAGACAGGCATTCGACCTGGAGATGATACCCCTCAGAGCTACACTTGGCAAGCACAGGATGCACTGCACTCTGTTCTTGACGGACTTGACGACTCACTCAAAGACTACACTCTACCGAAGCATGCAAGTCAGCGAGCATACCTTGGACAAGAAATTGTCAGCGCGCACTTTGAAGAACTTCTTTCACAGCTCAACAATACCTCTTTAACATCATCATTCCCACGCTTTGATGGCAGCAACAAAGAAGACACCCTGATGAAGGCATACTTTCATCAAATTCTTCCCGCCGTGTTGAGATCAGCATCGATGACGTTCTTTAATCTCAAGAACGCAGATTCCGAGTTTCAGGTCGTCAAGGGGGAAGCGGCCCAGACGGCTGAGTATGCAGCGTATCTTCGTGCTGCGAAGGAAGTCTGGTGTACATTTGCTCTTAGAATGATTTGTTGGCTTATGCTGCATGATTTTCATCGCGATGATGTGCAGATTCAGAAGGGGAGTTTATTTGGGAGTGATATGCCTGTTTATATCTCTTAGGGATGAGGTCCAATTGGATGATCATGGAGTAAATGCAGAAAGAGTGTGCGGGTGGTATATGAGTTGCAATCTATATGGAAGGTAGAGGATACAAGTGAAGAGACACTGATATAGAAATACATGTCCATACTCTCTTTGTAACACCATCTGTATCCTACTTTGGGGAGGAGTAAGACGCCAGATGCTAGGTACCATCTCAGACAGCCTCAATGTAAGAATCCGGTATTGATAAAACTGATGTTCAAGTAGAGGCATGGAAAAATGTGGTTGATATGTTGTTGTAGGCTTCTATTTAGGACTTTTGTGGTGTGTCGAGGATAGCATTAGAGAATAGAGAGGAAACCAATAGATCAGTAATTGACCTCTTACCTGAAGAACTGTTTCTCAATCCTATCAAGGCTTGGAGAATAGGAGCTAACAGCCAAGCTTAACTCCTTAGTTCTGCAGTGCAATGCGCATGCAAAATAAATAGACCCGCGAGTCTCTGATTCATTGCTCCACGCTCGCTTCATCACAACAACTCTACCTTCATTCCGTTcaagttttttcttttttctcacCCCTAACACGACGTCTGATCTCAAAATTCACCAACTTGTAGAAACGCGGGGAGATACATTAGAATTCTGTGCGAAACGTTCAATCTTTCAAACACGCTTCAGACCAGACCTTCAAGTTTGCAACGCGAAACCGGGCTCACGAAAGATGAGTGAGACCTGCAGTGCAAGACCAAAGCGCAAAGCTGCCTTAAGGGCAAACAAAATGATAACAGAACCGGAGTTGCTCTGGAAAGCTTTCGAGAAAGCTAAGCCACGTATGTGTGGACAAGCGGCCAAGAAGACGATTGAGGTCATGGAAGACTTCCGCCTATTATCAGATTACGAGTCCCCAAGAAAACATTCCTTCTACGCCAAGGTCAAAGGaaaagggcaagaagatgatCCCGAATTCTACTACTATCCCTATCTGTTGGTGCTCCAGGCCTTATGGCCTGATAGCGAGCACGTTCAAACCCTTGCAAAAGCGTTTGCCAGGTACTGGGGTGTCCCTGAGATGTGGCGCGGCCCAGAGTATTATCCCATGCTCAACGACAGAGACCGAGAAATGGAACTTTTCACGGGCAAGAAACCGAGGGAGACCAAAGCACGAGAGGATCAAAGTTCATCaggaagtgaagaagaagaaaaacacGTGAAACAAGAGGAGgccgaagaacaagagcaagaggaagaacagGAGGACGAACAAGAGGATGAACAGGCGGAggaccaagaacaagagcagcagctGGACGGAGAGCAGAATGAAGATAATGAGGAGCAGGCGGAACAACagaacgaagaagatgaggttaCGATTCCCGACATGGATGCCATCACCGACATTGACGAACTGGACGAACTGGAAAATAAATtcgaaaagagagagaaagagctCATAGCTCTGGTCCATGAAGCAAAGGAAGTGATCCGAAAGGTCCAAGAACGCAAGAGGGACCATTTCAAAAAGAAGTCCCGTGCCTCAAAGAAGGCCCGAGAAAGATTGCTGAAGAAGCtagaagaagagaacaagatcTCAGACCACTGGGAAGCTAAGGAAAGAGAGTATACCGAGAAACTACAGCGCTCATCAGCCACGTCTTCTGCCATATCCCCTCCCCCCGAACAAGAGGCCGAACGTCCTGCGAAGCGACGACGGGTTGTTGAGCCGGAGGAGTGAGCGGTTGCTGCAGGAAACGAGGGAGAGGGGTATTACGCAGGTTCATATTGCTATTGGCAAAGCAGCAAAGGAAAGCGACGCAGGATTGGGAAGACAAAGATTGTTGCTCATGTTTTTGGTCAGATTTGTCAGTGGAATGGAAACCACAGTGGAAGACATTTGGTGAAAAGCAAGTCAAAAATGGGGTTTGGTGCGCAATGGAAATGATGTTGCCCAGAATCAATATTAATATTGAGTTTGCAATTGTTATTTATGATGCTGAAGGAAACTTGATTGTGCAACAACCCGTCCAACATAAATATTTGCTCTTTGCTTAGGCAGAAAGCAAAACCTGGGCAAACTGATGAAAACACCACGACCATCATATCATGGAGTGATGACAAGTGAAAACACGATTATGTAAAGTCTGTCTCTgaaaagtataaatacccCGAGATATCCGGGCTAGAATTCAGTAAACTCACAACTCAGCACCGTTACATCAGACAACATcttcacacacacacacatatatatgtatatacCTTTCCATTTCTCTTTCGCTCTCCTGTTCGGGGCCTTCCTCAGTGACTGTGACCCATCTCGAATCATACATAGCCGCCCGGAATGACGCCCTCAAACTGGCACCTGACGACGGTACCAGTATATGAAGCGATCATGCTTAAGCAACGAAAATAATTAGGTAAGTCCAACTAAGCTCAGTAGAAGTTTAGGACAGCCTTGCTAACTTTATTCTAGTATATATGGTGACCATTTTGATCGAGCCGGAAATCCTTCTGTCCGCTCTGATGATCATTGCTCTTGTCTGGGGCATCCGGAAGTGCGTCGCCCTTGGTACGTTGAGCAAGTCGACCCTATCGCAGCTCGAGTCAACCCCCCTCGAGCTGCAGTTCGAAAAGGGTGGCTTCAGCCCCTCTCTCTTAACCGGGCCCGTACTGACATTCATAATGTAGGATGATACTCGCCATGCTAGAGGCACTGGGTATCCGCACCCTCACCATGCAGAGCAAGCACTCGCAGGGTGAGCGGAATGCGGCAGTGAAGAAATTCAACTCGGCCACGTACCCCAGTCAGCTGCATGATCACGTCGATGAAGCTATCCTGATTGGGGGTAAACTCCCATCAACTCCCATCATGCCTGCTGGGACGGGGTCATCATGGAGTACTCTGTCAACATGGGAATGCAGATCCAGGCACTCGGTCAACTCTGGCGCATGCAGGAAGATCTTATTGATTATCCGCGTGGACGACACTTGAGTAGGTATTTTTGTCTCGTAGAGAAAGTCTACTTGCGCCAACTTTGACTGTTACTTTTCTGACCTGACCCGACCCGACAGGCATTTTTCTATACCGTCTTTCCATCAACGGAAGCGTACAGTATTACGACCAACCTACTCCGTCCATCATAGTATCGTTTCAGCTAAATCGCCAGTCGCTGCAGGCTGTCACCTTACTTTGAAATGACACTCAACAGTGGTTTGATGGCTGAAGACAAGAAATGGATCAAGGTACTCTCAGGGACTGCAAGTCAAGATGGTAAGTAACCAGCCCAATATCAATGTCTATGTTCATGACTAACAATGATGCAAGAGGTCCGTCGCTGTGGACAAAGTCTACTCTTATGCAGGATCCTGTAGGACCATCATGGACTTCGTTCTTCCCGACTGTCAACTACGTCAAGATCCCATCAGCACCTCGATCTCATGGGCATTCGCTTCCTGCACCTCGATGGTCCCCGCCATGCAGCACAGCCTGTGAGAAAGCCGGACTAAGCCTTTATTTTCTCCTCTGGACCTCAACCTCCGGAGCCATAAGATTAGAGGTACTTGATGCATCCCTGgattatatattcttttcgGCAGCGTTCAATTAGCCTTACTATCACTCAAACACCAAATGCTCCGTGGAACATGGTTTGCAATCATCATCCAAGACTTAGCCTTCGCGAACGAACCTTGCTCCAGCAACGATCCTCTCCAGGAAAGATGAGAGCCGAAGCCATGAAAGAAGCTGTCAATGGTCAGGCATATCAAGCATCACATCCCGCAATATTACAAGAAAGCACGCCCAGCTCGGCACCTCAATAGATAAATGCCCGAGAGCTATGTCCAGAGTCATGTCACACTCAACCAGTGCCCAAACGACActgcttatatatataaacgAGCAATAAGACTAGACAAAAGCCTTTAACAGCCCAGGCAGAAATCCGTCAACACATTGCGTTTTGGGAGTTTGCTAGCAACAAGCGTATTATCTGTACGCAGCCGAGACAACTGTATCAAACAAAAACAGGCTTTCAACTGGAAGTCCTATATATGTTCAATGGGATACCCCTCAGGTGTTGCAAAACCGAAGACTACCGGTATTCGCACTGAGTTAATCCCCGGCCGGCCTCGCCACCAGGTCTCAGGCCTGGACTGATTTTGGgacagaggatgaagaggtctTCATTATGCCGCGCGACAACGAGCTGAAAATGGAAATGGCTCCAGGCCTGAGACCTGGAGATCACGCCAGGGCCCATAGTCGATCCCCATATTCGTGGTTAACTTATGTATAGTTTGATGCCAAAAATGGTGTCGCTCAGGGATACTGGAAAAATATGCTGAGTATCCTTGCCGTCACCACCAACGATAAACTCATTGTTACCAACAAGCCAAAGAGTGGTTCAACAGCAAGAGCCATGGTTTGGCGACCCCCTCAACTACTCGTGGTAATTTGCCCGTTTTGAGCTTCGCACTTCAGACCCTCAGGTTAGCAGGGACTAGCATGCCCTGCTAGCTGAGGTACGAGTCGCCAAGGAATATCTCGAAGGCAGCGAAAATGCCACAATCAAGCAATTTGTAGACGAGACGATCCTGGAGAACATTGCCTTGCTCCATGTTGACGAGAATGTGAAGCCTGACTGGTCAACATAACCAGACCTTGAGCGCCGAGAATGGGAGCAGTACCGCATCGCCGCCTATGCAGGTCACCTTTCGATAATagatacctatatatatcATAATGCTAACAGTAAGTACTGACTTATTATGGTTCTACATTGAGATTTAACAGCTGGTTCAATGGTAGTACAGTCTAGATCGGCGACGCAGCCCACGTTTTTCCCCCTTTCGCAGGTGTTGGAGCGTCGATCTAGGCAAGAGTGTAGTCAAGCCACTGCTGTGCAAATTTTATTCCCGGCGCACGACTAAGACACCAGCGCTGCTGCCGGACGGGAGGATGGAATACCCCATGGACTCGGAGGCATGGCGGAATGGCGAGCCAGTGCCGCCTAACGTCACGCAGAAGTGGTTCCTCCTAGAGGACGACTTCCACAAGCATGCTGTCGATGACAGCATTGCCCAGGCACGCGTCGATAAATATATTCGCGAGCACGCCCACACCTCCCGCCGGCTACCATGGTCTCGTGTCCTCAACCCTATCAAGGGGCCTACAGATAGCGTGGGTTAGTGTGCCGCCTATCTGGGGTTCACCCATCCAAAGGCATTCATCCCCTCCCCTCGGATGGCAATGATTGGTACTGAAGTCTGCGCTCAACTAAACGGTAAAGCAGATCTCATGTGACACTCTGTTACTCCTGGACCGCTGGTACTACCTGGAGACCACATGTCAGAAGAGACAAGTGGTCATGTCCAATCGAGAAGGGGCTGGCTCAATATGGAGGCTGGCTACCCAACAGCGCCGCGATGCAACATCCGGCAGGAAGAAGATCTACATATACGGCCCGTTCAGACACCGGGTTTTGCACAGTTCACCTTTGCCGTCAAACGGGCCCTGACGACAGCGTCTAAGGAACCCTGTTCCTTTGCCCGGAACTGGACACAATCCATCTCGAGACTTTCTCGACATTTTGAGAAGTTTGCGGACGACCAGATCGGAAAGACACAGCGTTGATTGATCAATCCGCCCTATCGAATTATAAAGGAACGGACTGCTACGGCTCTACTGAGCTCTTGCTCGGCTACAAACATAGTGGTATAGATACCAAGGCTAATAACTACTGTGGTATGCATGCCTGGCGTCAGCCCGAGCCACAGCATAGTCGATGTCAAAGTTGACAAAAGACTAAAGACATACCAGCAGCAGAGAGCCTATAAATACCGAGTAACACCAAGCAGCCATGGTGAACTCCTTGCAGCCACCCGCCAAGTTGGGGGCTTTATCTTCAAGTGAGAGAATCTTCAGCAGCAGTGTTTTAGTGGATTCAACTACATCGGCAGCTGCTGTAGCGTGGACCAATATCCGCCTGTTTGCCGTTACCTACGTCCTATACAACTAGGACAAGGTTGGAGACGcagtcttggagaagttCACCCCCCTCAGTCCATTTGAGAATAACCAGTCGCGGCCTATGATTGCGTTTCTCAAGTGGCTAATGGTCATCGACCTCTTAAATCGACTTGCAGAATCTATCTGGTGCTGGATACACTCAATCTGCGCATACGAGCTCATCCGAGCGATGATGGGCCACGAATCGAACAGGACATGAGTATCCTCCTCCGCCCGGAGCTTGAGGTGGGCTATACAAACAAGTTGAGCAACCAACACGCCGAGAGTGACGGTTCAAAGTTGACACGGCACCGAGGCATCATAGCAAACCCAAACTGGCACGTTTCTTTCATGTACTCACAATTGTTGAGTCACCAAGTAGAAGCCTTACGAccatctcaacaacaacagctcaACAGCCAGACGGCGTGGTTGCAACAAAGAGGTAGGAATAGGAGATGCTTGTCCGTGCcgttatatatatcttaggGAGTCTGCGTGCCAGCCGCGCCGATGAtgtggatgaggacgaggtgaggttgaggatgaggcGGATGATGGGACGGAGTGTGCAATGACCAAAGGAAGCCAAAATGCAAGCCATGCATTACTTCGACGTAACCGCAAACCACGACATGACCTGCACTAAATTCGGTATCCACGTTCCCGTCTTCCAAATGTTCGAGTCTGGAAGCGTAATGAGGCAGAGATCTATTAACTCACCGACGAGACTGCTAGACTGGAGGGGCTTGATTAGCGATAAAGACCAAGATTTCTGTTAAACAAAACCACTGTGCCATTGGCCTACACAAAATGTAAGGACCCTACACAGGGGCCTAAGGTAACAGGGCTTATATTTTGTATAACACACCCCCTATTTCCACTAGGCTTATTCagtaaaatatacttttaggGCTCTTCAGGACACTTCCTTCACAagggtcttttttttttcctaaGGGACTTTTCCTGGCTCTATTTTTAGGGTAGTTTTTCTAGGGTTCAAACTCATAACCTTCAACAGCAGAAGTTACAGGCTTATCAATAAGCCTCCCGGGCTCATAACTGTTAAACAAAACCACTGTGCCATTAGCCTACACAAAATGTAAGGACCCTACACAGGGGCCTAAGGCAACAGGGCTTATATTTTGTACAACAATTTCTCAATCAGATAAGGCACTACGTATCTAGACTGTATCATGCTAAGCCTGGAACAAGCCTAGGAGCGATCGAGTACCACAGGGCGGCCTCAATTTTACCTCGTAAGTTGACAACTTCTCCCCTACTGATATCACTCTCACTAACACGATAACTTCCAGGTCCGTCTCCTTGTTACCCATAAGGATGACCAACCAACGGAGAGATCACCTTCAACACACAACTACCGGAAAGCAACATATATACAGAGCACCAAATGCCCTCTGTTGGGATGACTACGCTCATATGGCCAACTGATCTTTCTAGATCCAGTCACGAGAtgcacttcttcttcttctgagaTGATAAGCAATCTTAAACTCGTTGTGATATACCTGAGGACAACGATGATACTCTGGAAAGGTGGCTACAGGGAATTCTGCCGAATGACAACCAATCCATCCCACTCTGTCAGACTTTCCGACAGAATCTACCCAGGATCAAACTGGGTAAGCAGTTCCCTGTTCGATTAGAGATGATTTTCCCTATATTCCACCCGGGGCGTAAGCTCGTGGGAGCAAACCACCAGCCGTTAGCCGATTGCCAACAGGCACGATGTGTGTTTTGCTACGAGGTAGACAACAAGAAAGACCGAATTCGCCATCCATGTTCAAGCCGTATTCGACTTTATATACCTCTGTATAGACCGAAACTCTCGATATCGTTCCTAATGACCGTCGGCTTCT is from Fusarium musae strain F31 chromosome 4, whole genome shotgun sequence and encodes:
- a CDS encoding hypothetical protein (EggNog:ENOG41), which gives rise to MVTILIEPEILLSALMIIALVWGIRKCVALGTLSKSTLSQLESTPLELQFEKEALGIRTLTMQSKHSQGERNAAVKKFNSATYPSQLHDHVDEAILIGGKLPSTPIMPAGTGSSWSTLSTWECRSRHSVNSGACRKILLIIRVDDT